A region of Micromonas commoda chromosome 4, complete sequence DNA encodes the following proteins:
- a CDS encoding predicted protein: MIPRRVDPIAGAGHAAWRAYAASTAKASTAAPSSAALATAARRAFSSAATTASSVPPVATHPLVNGGPAAERALGWWLAGGCAWVYSMVVLGGVTRLTRSGLSMTDWKFVEKPPLTAEDWDAEFAKYKESPEYKKTNTWMTVDDFKFIYWMEWGHRQWGRALGGYFVLPLAYFAAKGWVTRSLATRLATFFGLGAAQGAIGWWMVKSGLVEDADNPSNAPRVSPYRLATHLTGAFTIYVAMLWTTLDVMYPTPPVVRRAAERARAAAHPLAALVGVTALSGAYVAGMDAGRAYNTFPLMDGKWTPDEYWSMWESRGWRNFFENTAAVQFDHRALALTTLAAVTFVWGAHRFNGHLPAAATALLDATALVTFAQVGLGISALLNHVPVSLGSLHQANALNLFTVVVGLMHVLRRPRAGGLPAPAFSDAMRVASTAAKTATKPGVKVKVKRK, encoded by the exons atgatcccgcggcgggtcgatccgatcgccggcgcgggacacgcggcgtggcgcgcgtacgcggcatcgacggcgaaggcatcgacggcggctccgtcgtccgcggcgctggccaccgccgcgcgccgcgcgttctcctccgccgcgacgacggcgtcgtccgtcccgcccgtcgcgacgcatcCGCTGGTGAACGgaggacccgccgcggaacgAGCGCTCGGGTGGTggctcgcgggcgggtgcGCGTGGGTGTACAGCATGGTCGTCCTGGGCGGCGTCACGCGGCTCACTCGGAGCGGCCTGTCCATGACCGACTGGAAGTTCGTCGAGAAAccgccgctcaccgccgaggacTGGGACGCGGAGTTCGCCAAGTACAAGGAGTCCCCAGAGTACAAGAAGACGAACACGTGGATGACCGTGGACGACTTCAAGTTCATATACTGGATGGAGTGGGGACACAGGCAGTGGGgccgcgcgcttggcggGTACTTCGTCCTGCCCCTGGCGTACTTCGCCGCCAAGGGGTGGGtcacgcgctcgctcgcgacgcgcctggCGACGTTCTTCGGCCTCGGAGCGGCGCAGGGCGCCATCGGCTGGTGGATGGTCAAGTccgggctcgtcgaggacgcggatAACCCGAGCAACGCCCCACGGGTGTCGCCCTACAGGCTCGCCACGCATCTCACCGGCGCGTTCACCATATACGTCGCCATGCTGTGGACGACGCTCGACGTGATGtatccgacgccgcccgtcgttcgacgcgccgccgag cgcgcgagggccgccgcgcacccgctcgccgcgctcgtgggcgtcaccgcgctcagCGGGGCGTACGTCGCCGGCATGGACGCCGGGAGGGCGTATAACACGTTCCCGCTCATGGACGGAAAATGGACGCCGGACGAGTACTGGTCCATGTGGGAATCGCGCGGGTGGAGGAACTTCTTCGagaacaccgccgccgtgcagTTCGATCACAGAGCGCTGGCGCTCACCacgctggcggcggtgacgttcgTCTGGGGCGCGCACAGGTTTAACGGTCAtttgcccgccgccgcgacggcgctcctggacgcgacggcgctggtGACTTTCGCGCAGGTCGGGCTGGGTATCTCCGCGTTGCTGAACCACGTGCCCGTGAGCCTCGGGAGCTTGCACCAGGCGAACGCGCTGAACCTGTTCACCGTGGTGGTGGGGTTGATGCACGTGCTCAGGCGGCCGAGGGCGGGGGgtctccccgcgcccgcttTTTCGGACGCGATGAgggtcgcgtcgacggctgCCAAAACGGCGACCAAACCCGGGGTCAAGGTCAAGGTGAAGCGCAAGTAA
- a CDS encoding predicted protein, which translates to MGNVTGRIAADLGIPGKSWPTPRTTESEFAALTRSDGNLDRATFGAGCYWGTESFFANNFETKRPGCVRATSVGFMGPEPPREGEFPTYKEVCTGRTGHVEVVQIVYDTTKCSYEELNEHLYTFHDPTTKNRQGNDHGPQYASVVFAHDESQRKTAEKVKAKVQRALDAGEITDYAGAKVHTAVEDATVFFPAHEDHQRYLEKRPGGYCNHRRRFSWEGVKLGRM; encoded by the coding sequence ATGGGCAACGTCACCGGCcgcatcgcggcggatcTCGGCATCCCGGGCAAGTCCTGGCCCACCCCGCGAACCACCGAGTCGGagttcgcggcgctgacccGGTCCGACGGCAACCTGGACCGGGCCACCTTCGGCGCGGGATGCTACTGGGGAACGGAATCCTTTTTCGCGAACAACTTTGAGACGAAGCGCCCGGGATGCGTCCGCGCCACGTCGGTGGGGTTCATGGGGCCCGAACCTCCGAGGGAGGGCGAGTTCCCGACGTACAAGGAGGTGTGCACGGGTCGCACGGGCCACGTCGAGGTTGTCCAGATCGTGTACGATACGACGAAGTGCTCGTACGAGGAACTCAACGAGCACCTCTACACCTTCCACgatccgacgacgaagaaTCGACAGGGGAACGATCACGGGCCGCAGTACGCCAGCGTGGTGTTCGCGCACGACGAGTCGCAGAGGAAAACCGCGGAGAAGGTAAAGGCTAAGGTGCAGagggcgctggacgcggggGAGATTACGGACTACGCCGGCGCGAAGGTTCacaccgccgtcgaggacgccacgGTGTTCTTCCCCGCGCACGAAGACCACCAGCGTTACCTGGAGAAACGTCCGGGGGGGTACTGCAACCACAGGCGGCGGTTCAGCTGGGAGGGCGTCAAACTCGGTAGGATGTGA
- a CDS encoding NADP dependent malic enzyme, cytosolic (putative NADP dependent malic enzyme, cytosolic (also called malate dehydrogenase), deduced by similarity search. TargetP predicts a 26 aa mTP but low significance), which produces MSATLSALNGFRAASRAIDKYVFLRQLQHEDAGVFYRLLVNNAMEIMPYVYTPTVGEACQTYHTLPIAQQGVYITADDKGRVGEALRSRAPPSLANDLKVAVVTDGERILGLGDLGAGGMGIAEGKILLYSVCAGIRPNQCLPVCIDVGTDNKSLLEDPMYKGLRRERLRGREYDEVVEEFMSEMRSWQPRCLVQFEDFGNTNAFRILERYRHRQPCFNDDIQGTACIALAGVLSGLRTTGADLTEQRILFYGAGEAGVGIGELIAMALEKRGMSHHDAINRCYFMDSKGLVCKQRLDAPQTPKHALQPHKVAFAHDVPYEPDLLSAIDAIKPTVLIGVSTIHGAFDERVVRKMAAINPRPVIMPLSNPTSKAECTFEQAVTWTEGRVVFASGSPFPAMTYRGKTLHPAQANNAYVFPALGHAAVLAGAREVSDDAFLAAAEALSAMTTEAELAAGKLFPDFDSIREVSHDLTARVCELMERDGQGVKPAGVTDWKKYVDSQFWEPEPETPSKL; this is translated from the coding sequence ATGTCCGCCACGCTCAGCGCCCTCAACGGCTTTCGCGCTGCATCGCGCGCCATCGACAAGTACGTCTTCCTCAGGCAGCTGCagcacgaggacgcgggggtcTTCTACCGACTGCTGGTGAACAACGCGATGGAGATCATGCCGTACGTGTACACCCCCACGGTGGGCGAGGCTTGCCAGACGTACCACACGCTCCCGATCGCTCAGCAGGGCGTGTACATCACCGCGGACGATAAGGGTCGCGTGGGCGAGGCGCTGCGGTCGCGGGCACCTCCGTCGCTGGCGAACGACCTGAAGGTTGCGGTCGTGACGGACGGCGAGCGGATCTTGGGCCtgggcgacctcggcgcgggcggcatgGGCATCGCCGAGGGCAAGATCCTGCTGTACAGCGTGTGCGCGGGGATTCGGCCGAACCAGTGTTTGCCCGTGTGCATCGACGTGGGCACCGACAACAAGTCCCTGCTGGAGGACCCGATGTACAAAGGCCTGAGGCGGGAGCGGCTGCGCGGACGGGAGTACGACGAGGTTGTCGAGGAGTTCATGTCCGAGATGCGCTCGTGGCAGCCGCGGTGTCTGGTGCAGTTCGAGGACTTCGGCAACACCAACGCGTTCAGGATATTGGAGAGGTACAGGCACCGTCAGCCGTGCTTCAACGACGACATCCAGGGCACCGCGTgcatcgccctcgcgggggtGCTCAGCGGCTTgaggacgacgggcgcggacctgACGGAGCAGCGCATCCTCTTctacggcgcgggcgaggcgggcgtgggcatcggcgagctcatcgccaTGGCCCTCGAGAAGCGCGGCATGTCGCACCACGACGCCATCAACAGGTGCTACTTCATGGACAGCAAGGGGCTGGTGTGCAAGCAGCGGCTGGACGCGCCGCAGACCCCTAAGCACGCGTTGCAGCCGCACAAGGTTGCGTTCGCGCACGACGTCCCGTACGAACCCGACTTGCTatccgccatcgacgcgatcAAACCCACCGTGCTCATCGGCGTCTCCACGATTcacggcgcgttcgacgagcgGGTGGTGCGTAAGATGGCGGCGATAAACCCCCGCCCCGTCATCATGCCCCTTAGTAACCCCACGTCCAAAGCGGAGTGCACGTTCGAGCAGGCGGTGACGTGGACGGAGGGGCGCGTCGTTTTCGCATCCGGGAGCCCGTTCCCGGCGATGACCTACCGCGGGAAAACCTTGCACCCGGCGCAGGCGAACAACGCGTACGTGTTCCCGGCGTTGGgccacgcggcggtgctggcgggggcgagggaggtgagcgacgacgcgttcttAGCCGCAGCGGAGGCGCTCAGCGCGATGACcaccgaggcggagctcgcggcgggcaagCTGTTCCCCGACTTTGACTCCATACGAGAGGTGAGCCACGATCTGACGGCGAGGGTGTGCGAGCTGATGGAGCGGGACGGTCAGGGAGTCAAGCCCGCGGGGGTGACGGACTGGAAGAAGTACGTGGACAGCCAGTTCTgggagcccgagccggagACCCCGTCGAAGCTCTAA
- the ATPC gene encoding H+-or Na+-translocating f-type, v-type and A-type ATPase superfamily (protons (chloroplast)) encodes MNASGKEMRDRISSVNGTRKITEAMKLVAAAKVRRAQDAVINARPFSESLVKVLFAINTRLAGEDVDVPLCNVRPVKTVLLLVCTGDRGLCGGYNSFIIRKTEARVAELEAMGVKCKLVCIGKKGGVYFKRRPQYDVVKRFDMGQSPTTDEAQAIADEVYSEFVGEEVDKVELVYSRFVSLISAEPSIQTLLPMSKEGEICDVNGKCIDAKEDIMFTLTSEDGKFAVKGTPVETEVAGFEGVMQFEQDPNQILDALLPLYMNSQILRALQEALASELAARMNAMSTASDNAKDLSKRLTLEYNRVRQAKVTSEIIELVAGAAAAA; translated from the coding sequence ATGAACGCGTCCGGCAAGGAAATGCGCGACCGCATCTCCTCCGTCAACGGTACCCGCAAGATCACCGAGGCGATgaagctcgtcgcggccgccaaggtgcgccgcgcgcaggacGCCGTGATCAACGCGCGCCCCTTCTCCGAGTCTCTCGTCAAGGTTCTCTTCGCCATCAACACTCGCCTCGCGGGTGAGGATGTCGACGTGCCCCTCTGCAACGTCCGCCCCGTCAAGACCGTGCTCCTCCTCGTGTGCACCGGCGATCGCGGTCTCTGCGGCGGCTACAACAGCTTCATCATCCGCAAGACggaggctcgcgtcgccgagctcgaggctaTGGGCGTCAAGTGCAAGCTCGTGTGCATCGGCAAGAAGGGTGGCGTGTACTTTAAGCGCCGCCCCCAGTACGATGTCGTCAAGCGCTTCGACATGGGCCAGTCCCCCACCACCGACGAGGCCCAGgcgatcgccgacgaggtgtACTCTGAGTttgtcggcgaggaggttgacAAGGTTGAGCTCGTGTACTCGCGCTTCGTGTCCCTCATCTCCGCCGAGCCCTCCATCCAGACCCTGCTCCCCATGTCCAAGGAGGGCGAGATCTGCGACGTCAACGGCAAGTgcatcgacgccaaggaggacATCATGTTCACCCTCACCTCCGAGGATGGCAAGTTCGCCGTGAAGGGTACCCCCGTGGAGACCGAGGTTGCCGGCTTCGAGGGTGTCATGCAGTTCGAGCAGGACCCCAACCagatcctcgacgcgctcctccccCTCTACATGAACTCCCagatcctccgcgccctccaggaggccctcgcctccgagctcgccgcgcgcatgaACGCcatgtccaccgcgtccgacAACGCCAAGGACCTGTCCAAGCGCCTCACCCTCGAGTACAACCGCGTCCGCCAGGCGAAGGTCACCTCCGAGAtcatcgagctcgtcgcgggcgccgccgccgccgcctaa